The Drosophila sechellia strain sech25 chromosome 2L, ASM438219v1, whole genome shotgun sequence region TTCGAGGATCCGGTGGAAAATAATTTCAGCTTGAGCCTTACGGTCACTTCGCTGTCCAATCTCATGAAGTTCTGTATGTACGTGGCCCAACTAACGAAGATGGTCGAGGCCCAGAGTCTTATTGGTCAGCTGGATGCCCGGGTTTCTGGCGAGAGCCAGTCTGAGCGTCATAGAAATATGACCGAGCACCTGCTTCGGATGTCCAAGCTGTTCCAGATCACCTACGCTGTAGTCTTCATCATCGCTGCAGTTCCCTTCGTTTTCGAAACTGAGCTAAGCTTGCCCATGCCCATGTGGTTCCCCTTCGACTGGAAGAACTCGTTGGTGGTTTACATCGGAGCTTTGGCTTTCCAGGAGATTGGCTATGTCTTTCAAATTATGCAGTGTTTTGCAGCTGACTCGTTTCCCCCGCTCATACTCTACCTGATCTCCGAGCAATGCCAATTGCTGATCCTGAGAATCTCTGAAATCGGATATGGTTCCAAAACTCTGGAGGAGAACGAACAGGATCTGCTCAACTGCATCCGCGATCAAAATGCGCTGTACAGGTAATCCACCTATCTATCACTACGTATCCAGTTCTGATAATTTCTCTTCCTTCAGATTACTGGATGTGACCAAGAGCCTCATTTCGTATCCCATGATGGTGCAGTTTATGGTTATTGGCATTAACATCGCCATCACCTTATTTGTCCTGATATTTTACGTGGAGACCTTGTACGATCGAATCTATTACCTTTGCTTTCTCTTGGGCATCACCGTGCAGACATACCCACTGTGCTACTATGGAACCATGGTGCAGGAGAGTTTTGCTGACCTCCACTATGCGGTATTCTGCAGCAACTGGGTGGATCAGAGTGCCAGCTACCGTGGACACATGCTCATCCTGGCGGAGCGCACTAAGCGGAAGCAGCTTCTCCTCGCCGGCAACCTGGTGCCCATCCACCTGAGCACCTACGTGGCCTCTTGGAAGGGTGCCTACTCCTTCTTCACCCTGATGGCCGATAGAGATGGCCTGGGTTCTTAGTAGCCCAGTCATTTCACTCACTTTCAATCAAGTAGTACCACTGAACACGAACacgaatattttaaaagtaaaCACAAAATATTCACAATAGTGTATCActttaataaaatttgttgTTACCATGGCGATGGAAACTATTTTGGGGATCAAGGGACCCGACTTTGTGATGCTCGCATCAGATACAATGCAGGCCAAATCGCTGGTTTTCATGAAAGATGGTAAACTTCCTCTTATTGTATATCTGATATTAGGTACTCATATAATGCCAATAAATTTGTAGACCAATCGAAAATCCACCGACTATCAGACTTCAACATAATGGCCACGGTGGGCGATGGCGGCGATACCATTCAGTTCACGGACTTCATATCCAAAAACTTGCATCTATACAAGATTTCCCACGGATACCATCTGAGTGCCAAGTCAGCTGCCCATTTTACCAGAAAGACACTGGCGGATTATATAAGGACCAACACCAGATACCAGGTGGCAATGCTCCTGGCAGGATACGATGCGGTTGAGGGTCCTGACCTCCACTACATCGACTCCTATGGCGCAGCTCAGTCAATCAATCATGCTGGTCACGGTTGGGGCAGCATGTTCTGTGGCAGCATTCTGCAGAGATACTGGAACTCGAAGCTCAGCCAAGAGGATGCCTACTCGCTGATGAAGAAGTGCGTCCTGGAGATCCAGAGGCGACTGATCATCAACCAGCGGAACTTCGAGGTATATGTGGTGGACAGCAAAGGAATGCGCAAGATGGAGGCCATCAACCCAGGATCACTAAACAAGGAGTCGATTAGCCTGAGTTGGTAAAGGGGAAAGTATTAAAGCCGTGCTCGGCGCAACTCCTATGCTTCATAAAGCATCCTCTAATGCCTAATAATTGTGCAGTTGGTTTTTGGCTAACTTTCACTGTGATGCTCGAACAACTTCCCAGGGATTAGTTGACGTGACCGGTTGGATTTGAGTGACCAGTaggaagaggaggaggtggGCGAGTGGGTATGGTCGACTGCCTCCGTGTATTAGCATATGTGGCCTGCTCTTGTTCTCCATGTGAGCCATCTGTCTGAATGTGTGTGGCACTGTATTTGTTTGTGCAACAATGACAGAAGCTGCActcaaaaagaaaagaagtcATTTGTACATAAATAAGTATTCTCTGTTGAAAAGGCATAGTCATATAGGCAGAGTCCACTTAAATGGTATCGTTTGACGGAGAAATATCGTTAGATTTGGGTATGAAAACTTGTTGCATGATTTTCCCCAGTGCATGCCTCACATACAGGAAACGTATACGGCTGCGAATCGGAAGCAGAAAAGCCAACATGTCTCTATTTCCCATTTGAACCACAGTCCGTCAGAATGTCGTTGGTTTGGAGGAGTGAGCGGAGTCGCCAGCAAAACTCATAAAAATGAGCACAGATTGCTGCAAAAATGCACTGAATTGTTCGCTGCTTGGCAGAGGTCTCTGAGTTGAGGGTTTTCCGAGCTGTGCTGCCTGCATTTTCCGGGATTTCTATGCTAGCCAGCGGGTTTTGTTTGTCCGCCAGCGTGGCAGTTGCCATTGCTAATTGGCCGCACATGACAAAGTATCGCCGATTGAGTGGATCGCCCACTTGTGGTGATCGGAACCATGAAATGTCAACAGTGACAAAGAAAATGTAGCCAACGAGTTTACCTCAAAGGTACCGGTTTCGGTGTAGTAACTAGCTCCGAAAATTCCCTTTGAAGGGAATATGTATCTAAGCTACGACTTAAATTACTCACTGCTTTATTTTAGAATCAATTTCGACTCTCCATTAACTTTACCGTGCATGCAGAGAGccaatttaaatgtttgttttaattacatttttttggAACAGCACTTATCAAGCTTAGCACGAAAAACGGATGCCATTAGAAATGAATTAGCATTTATGTATTGGAAAAAAAGTTAGAATAACATTAATTTATCTATCTCGTCATGTAATACATTTTACTGCAAAAACTAATGTAAAAAATCGAATATCAATTATTTTCATGGCTTCCTGTTCATTTTACTTTAAGTTTCCCTGTCGCACAGAGAACTTTTCCGCAGAAAACTTTTGACATGTGAGCGTCTCAAATGAACGCGGCTGTCTAAGGACACCTGTCCCCCTTTTTTCCACCTGAAGCTGTGAAATATATTCACAATGCTGAAGGGGAGCAACTTTGGGGGCTGGTTGGTAATGTGCATGTAACTTCGAGTCACTCCCCCATTGTCTACCCCCCACCATCCATTCCGACCGGCAATTTGTGACGTTTAAGGGCGCAACGAGGCAGCGACTTCCTGACAGGACATTAACTTTCTCGCATCTTCGCAGTCGTGGCTCCATCCGACTGTCTCgctgttttctgtttgctgTTTGCGTGTGACGACTCTGATGATGATTCATGATGATGATCCTTGCAGTTTTCTTCTTCCCTGTCATTTTTCATGGCCCCGGGGGCAGTGGCTTGGGTTAGTTGCCTTTTTCGACAGCctattagtttttattatttgctgCAATTAGTTTTTCGGCCTCGGCTGCTCAGCTCCGTCGCTCTCTTATGACATTTTCTCCACATTTTTCAACGGAATGGGCGTCATCTGTTGCCGCCGGCAATGTTTTCCGTTGTGCACTCAAAGAAATACTTGCAATGAAACTAACTAATTTGAACGAAAATTCTATTGTCTGACTTGGAGGACCACGTATTGAATAGAGATGCCTTAGGAGTGAGGTTCCCTTTtgatacaattttatttttctccaAGTGCAGTAGCTGAATCTGCTGTTTTTCTCGCTGCCATTGACAAGAGCCAAACAATGGCCTGCTGGCTGGTATCTATGATAAATTATGGCCAAAAGTCAAAGTCATCAATCAGTGGGCCATGTTTTATTTGCCGCCCGCGGCCGTTTGCCATTTGTTTCTGGCCAAAACCAGAGGCATATGCAGCGCCAGGGGATGGGGTATATATACGGGAGGAGAAGGTCGGGGAGCAGAAGCGAGCAGAGCGGCCAAAAAGGATTAAATATAAATCGCAGACGCGTAGACGGCGGTGGCACAGGTGTCGGTGGCCGGACGACAAGCATTTcgatttaattttcattaaaattcaggcattaaatatgcaaaggGTAAACTGCGGCAACAAAGTCCTTCTGCCGGCCGTCCAAGAGCAAAAGCCCATTAAAATTCCTTAAAGACTCTGCCGCCGGGGCCAGGTGACTCCTTTTCATTCTCGAGTGCTTATTAAAATTGCAAAGGTCCAGGATTTGCGGACATTATGATGCGGTGGCTGCGAATTTATGCCGAAACGGTCGACATCAGCTGCGCTTTCGTTTCTCGGCTGTTTAATTATGCATTTTTATCTGGAAGTCGTTGTGGCAAAGGGCAAGCCGTTTTTGTACAAAAAGGTAAAGCGCTTCTACTTTGCGCCACTAGAGTTatgaaaactgaaaatgtaCGGGATAAGCCAGGAATAACCGTACTGGAGCGTGAATAAGCCAATTCTTTCATCTGAGTGACAGATATCCGgcaacgttgcgtatacgcaacttGTGATTGAAAGCACCACTGCCACGTGTTCCTGTATCGATTTGCTGCCTCCTGGATTTGGGTATTGATGTCGTCACCAGAAGCATCGCCCGTGAGTCCTGACAATTGACAACTAAAGTTGCATTTAGGAGCAATGGCAATCCTTCCTAACATTTTTCCAACCACCAGAGCCTCAGGATTACTGAAATAAAGAGAAAGAGATGGAGGTTTTAGTTATGCAGGGTAAAGCCTTGGGGAAATTAGCGAAAAAGGTAAATGTTTACGGAAGCATTCGTTCGAACAGCTTTTTTCGGCACGCAGTTTATAGCACCCAGTTACATCATTAAGGAAAACCTTAAAAGAACATTGTAAAAAGGTAAAACATGCTTCTGATAGGGTTTTCATTTAATtcgtttgatttattttttattttagatgTGCTTTAAAACTTCTGATTTTAAGGCTTACCCTACTGGTTAATCCGGAGTGCCCTAGAAAGATTCTATTCCCATGGGATTACAAATTACAACATGCATTCAGCCGCCGATAAACGGCCTATAAATCAGCCAGTTGGCCAGCGATCGCGTCAATATTCGGCTCTTATGCAACCaattttatttcgtttcaCTCGACGGACATAAATCACGGCTCCTGATGGCTGAAGCGGCGGGAAATTGGGTGAGGAGATGCCGTTTCTGCAACAAAATGTGCCCGGAATTAAACACCAGCGATGGCATAATTTATGGGGACGCCGAATTCCGGGCTCGCGATGCCCGGAGACAGATGTGACATCAGCAATGACCATCGGGACATTAATACGGCCCTCCAGGCGTGATGCCAATGGATTGCCAACTGGAAACTGAAGAGCACTCCGCTGTGCCATCTTGAGCAACTCAGCAGGAGGCTTACTATGGGACCCTAGTTTTAGATACTCATTTTAATTGGTtgtgaaatacaaaaaacaattaacctGCCAGGATAAACACGCTGAAATATTTTCTCACCACAGTCAGTAGTCGATCCTTTGCGACAGTTGTAAGCCAGCATTTCAGTCGACCATTGTTCGGCGAAAGAGTTGGTGTGTATCCATGCGATGGAGTCCCTTTCGTGCATCCATTGCTGGAACATCCTTGTTGATAATCCTTTTGCCTGGGCACTGCCACGCACTGCAGTCGAATGAAAGAGGGAAAAATTCAGTGGGGCGGCatataaaaacttttcagCATTTGTCAGAGTCAGAggatttgtttgcctttggggctggCCAAAGCCAACATCCTGCCAGCATTCCGAAGCCTGCTCCTGCCAAGGATAGCTGCCCCCATCTCGACTGtttcttgtgtgtttgtttattttgctcGTTCGTCCCACTATTTGTTTTCTTTCCAATTTTGTAATTTCAAACTTTTTCTATTGATTTCTTGGCACGCATGAACACCTCGAGCAGAAACGACAGCCAGCCAAGTTGCCAAGTTTCCCCGAGGGCGGCTGCGTATGGGTGGGGATTCAATTTAAGTTGCGGGGACTCCCCCCATGATGACCATGCGTGGCAGGAGTGCACACACAGGAAAAGAAAGGAGTCCATAAAAATACTGAAAAGAAACGAGGGATAAGAAAACCGACCGGCAGTGGCAAAAGTTTCCAATGCACTTAACACTCTGTTCCGAAGGATGCAATCGAGGAAAAAACTGTCAGTGGCATTGGCAACACATTTATTAATGTGTCAATCGGATTGAAGACTTTCCAAGCCAACGGGAAACGATAAAGTTTTTAGACAGAAAGAGATCCGTGGCTGGGATTACGGTTACGCTGTTGCgacaaattataaaaaatgctCTTGGTCAGTTTTCCGTTTTGGGATAATAAAGGAAATACACTTCCTCTCGTTTCTTTGTAGTTAGGGAAAAATCTTGATAATGATTGGGAAAGTATAACTTTTAGAACAAAAGGTTAAAGCTGCTTTTAATCTGTTGCCCGATACCTGGCCCGTTTTAATCAATTCTCCAGCGAAAATGGAAACATTAGGAGCCACAAAATGATTACATGACCCGTCCCCGAATCCCAGACCCCGAaacccattcccatttccatttccccttTCAATTGCCGGTCGCAAAGGAATTGTAATTATTCGAATTGTTACTCGTCGCTTGCCTAATGACTATTAGCTAAATGAAAACATTGCGTGCCGGCGACATTTTATTCGAGTGCACCACCGCACAGCGCCAAAACCACCCGAAAACCACCCAAAATCCACCCGCTCCACCGCGAGCTTTATTTGCTATATTTCATGCCTGCCTGCACTTATCTCCGATTGTCCATCGGTGGGTGTCGTTGGCTTTTGGGGGTCTGGAACCAGCGACTCTCCGGCTGTAATCTAATTTGCCGGCGCTTCGATTCCACTTTATGTTCTAATTACTTGCACAACACAAAAACgccatttcaatttgaattagAATGAGTGGGCACCGCCAGCCGCCGGCTGCGGAGGAAGATACGCCCCCCGTTTCGGCCCCATCCCGATAACGGTTAAACCTTTATCCTGGCCACAGTTGGCGCCACAACTTTTAATTACAGCGGCACAAAATTGCAGATGCACTGCCGCGGTCTACGTTCCTTGGCCCCACTTTTCAGCTCCATTCCAATTCCTATTCCAATTCGCATTCGTTTTTGTAGTCCTGTTGCCGCTCCAAGTCCCCAAACCGAAGCCCCAAAGCAATGGCCGTGGCAATGGCAAATCCAAAAAGCATATTAATTGCGCACTGCGTAGACGTCGCCTGTAATGGCCTATAATCGATTTAAGCACGGGCATTATGTGGGCTCGGGTCTAAATTGCAATTTCGTGTATTACAAATGGGCTATCGGAATACTAGTAGCTACACTCGAAAGTATCGAGctggaaaatacaaaatacaaactATAAAAAGGCTTAAAAGTAAGGTAAGTATagtaattttttattgatatATTACCCTTAAGcaaatttttcacattttgttGAGATTTTAGGCATAAGtaaatttattttcgaaatatAGGCTGTACGAAGCCAATGAAATCTAAATCAACTAAGCTCAGTAGCTATTTTTGCCATGTTCTCTGCACTAACGAAAGCCCAATCGATATTTTCCTATTGGACCACCATCTTGACTGAATATCCTTGTTTATTTGGTTATCCGTCATGAAGTTTCCTTCCAATTAGAAGCTGTGGCGCGTGGCAATTGACCATCAAAATCAGTCTGACTGCAAAGACAGTGGCCCCCAATTTGCATGCTTGAAGGGTTGACTGCTTGCCAGGTTGATGGGCTGATGGGTGGCTGGCTAGTGGTTCCCTCTGATATATGGAGTAAACCACCCAGGGCTCGTTATTGTTGCCGCTGGCTTCGCCGTCAATTGCAGCTGGCGGTGGTGGCTGCACCACAAAATTCAACGCAATTTGTAAAATGAAATCGATTCAATTGATTGTTGACTTCGACGAACACACATCCACACCCACTCTCAcacccatgcccatgcccatgcccacaTCCCTGCTCCCTGGATTGTATAACCCGCACTGGCAGGTCGGCAGGACCATCGTAGTGCAGGAGGCGATGGTGACAGGTGTCTGGGGGTGGACGTGTTCATATCCTTGTCGTCCTGCCGTTTGTGTgtgcacacacatatgtatttgTACATACGGCACACAGTAAGCTCacgagcgtgtgtgtgtgcactgcACTTTGCTTgattaaatttcaatatttactAAAATGTCGCCGAACTCTTTCTGACAGCTCTGTAAATTTCATAACCGGAATCGACATAAAATATGGTCAACTGGGTGTAAATATAAGCTTGACAAGCGCATAAGTTGACTGAAATGCCACGCTTTTTTCATCCAACGCCTTTGTTGCTGGTAATTTGTTATAGTTTGTCATGTGCTTACAGCAACAAATGGGCTATAATGGGTTATTTCCATCTAGATTTCATGGCTAACTGATATGCGGGCTTTGTGAGCGCATCAGATGGCCAAAGCAATTACTCAGCGTAGTGAAAGACAGGATTAACGTTTTGCTTTTGCCAATCAGAGTGATTCATTTGCATTCATAATtccgaataaaaaaaaaaaaactaaatgaaGACATATTTCATCTGCTATTATTTACGTATTGGCTGATTGATGAATATCGAGCAATTAAAACCTGGGCCATTCTTCGGCATTATGTAAATTAAGGAATATTAAGCCAAATGTATTAAGATTACGATCTCGTTTTGCTTTTCCTGTCATAATGATTCATTTGATATCATTTTTTCGAATAACAAATACACCTGGAGTAAACAAAGAAAGGCTTTTCAAATGGATTCCGTGATCAAAAGGTTTAAGGCGCTAAACCACGTGGATAACTACAATGAGTACGTCCATGAGATGAGAGGTTATCCATTAATAATTTGTTAATGTGCCATTTTCAGAAATGACGCAAGATTTGCTGGGGTCACGTTGAAGGAAGGGCCGGCAGCTAAAATATCCAGTTTGGATAAACTTTTTGAAGAACTCAAAATAAATGAAGGAAGTTCTGCAAAAGAAGACTTCACGGAGCCAATACAGAAGGAGGGTTACCTTTATAAGGATTACTTTAACAAGAGTCCCATCGAATTCCCGTGGGAGAAGGCCTATGAGAAGGGCAGTTCCCTGGGACCCGACTTTTACATCGACTACGAGAACGTCTTCGAGAATGTGGCCAACCTTGCCGAAATAGAAGATAAACTGGAGTTGCACTTCAGACCCTTCACCTGTGTAATGGACTTCAACTGCCGTTTCAGTATGTACGAACTGTGCCTGCTGTTGGCCGAATCCCGATTCGATCCGGGTAGCCATCCCGCCGTGGTTGTGAAGATCACCGATCCCTCTGCCCAGGTGAAGATCCATGCGGGCGGAAAGATTTCCTCCACCGCCTTGAACGCCGATTCAGCCAGGACTGGTCTTTTCAAGGTGATCAGGATTCTGCAGGATCTCGACTACAAGGTGGTGATCAAGAACTTCAGCAAGAACATCGTGAATGCCTCCTTTAGCATGCCATTCAAAATCGATGTGGATCTGATGAGCCGCCGCCATGTGATGGAGGTGACCCAGAACAGGAGCCGGCGACCCTTCGTCACATACACCACCGAAAATTTGGGCGTAAGATTTGCCGTCTTTCCCACAGGATTCGTTTTGGTCCTTTACTCGACCAGTCACTGCGAGACACGTGAGGCTATAGCCAACTTCCTGCCGATCCTGGCCAAACTCAAGAATGGATATCCTACGGCAGAGGAGAAACTGGGACAACTGGTGGGGGATATTTCCTACAAGTTGCTTTGGGAAAAGCAATTGGAGGATGACAAGGAAGGAATGTTGCTTTAttcttaaaataataatattacctTTAAACTTGTGCCTTGactttttaaaacaaaaaggaaaacaaaattcAACGAAATTCAGATGTCATAATGTACTTTTAATCGAAATGGAGATTGCCAGATACCGCGTATCCTGTTATCGCTTTGTTTCGTTCTGCGAAGTGCTGCGAGCATTTGTCATAAACCAAAGTTCCGCACGTGCCCTGTTTACACTCGCCAGCAAAGTTGGGCAACTTGTTTAAATACGTGATTTATTCGCCCGCCAGCTGCTGAGCGACCACCGAACAACCAGTGACACTCCACTCGGGCCAACCACTGGCACCATTTGCTGGATGTTGGATGCTGTATCCTAGATGGTATGGGGTACATGGAGCTGGGGAACGGGCCTAGGCCCGGGGCCAAAGTTTGCAGCAAACACtcgccaaacaaaaacaagaaacaaatGACCGAAGAAGTTGCAACTGCGAACTGCAACAGGCGCATACATAAATAACGAAACATTTTCGCACACTTGCCGCAACTTTCCCGGGAAAATGTCACATTATGCGGAACAAGTGGCCGCCTTGAACACGTTTCCGACGTGCCACAGCACCTTTCCCAGTGCTCCGGACTTTTCCCCAGCACTTTTTGGGTGTAAACATTAAGGGAAGTCATACATTTCGTATTTGCGTAATTACCACAGGTGCGATGCGAAGTTGCAAGGCTGGGGGATCTGGCGACTTGAATGGAACGAAACTCAACTTATAGCTAAATACAAGCCCAATATTCTTCTATTTACTGCCAAAAGattgaaacattttaaaattgattttaagcGACTTTTTGTAGATACTTCATTCCAATTTCAAAGTCCACAACAAAACTTTGTTCATTAGATGTGCACACATCTTGCAATATCAGTTGGTTGAATCAGTCTTTTAGCATTTTAATGCCCTTTTATAACAAGCTGTAAAAAGTAATCGCATGCGCACATTAGAAACTCTAATATGCCAGGGGATATCTAAATTGAACGAGAAGAAATTTCGATGGAAGAGCAAAATAATACGCAATTTATCTATGTTCAGCTGAGGTAGGCGAACTTCGAGGGCCCCAGGCGCCCCAGGCAGAGAAAATTGGGTTGGAAAAACTACCGATACGATATGAAGAAGAAGATGTGGTGGCAATCG contains the following coding sequences:
- the LOC6613131 gene encoding uncharacterized protein LOC6613131 → MDSVIKRFKALNHVDNYNENDARFAGVTLKEGPAAKISSLDKLFEELKINEGSSAKEDFTEPIQKEGYLYKDYFNKSPIEFPWEKAYEKGSSLGPDFYIDYENVFENVANLAEIEDKLELHFRPFTCVMDFNCRFSMYELCLLLAESRFDPGSHPAVVVKITDPSAQVKIHAGGKISSTALNADSARTGLFKVIRILQDLDYKVVIKNFSKNIVNASFSMPFKIDVDLMSRRHVMEVTQNRSRRPFVTYTTENLGVRFAVFPTGFVLVLYSTSHCETREAIANFLPILAKLKNGYPTAEEKLGQLVGDISYKLLWEKQLEDDKEGMLLYS
- the LOC6613129 gene encoding odorant receptor 23a isoform X1, with translation MPVKERHQELKMKLSETLKIDYFRVQLNAWRICGALDLSEGRYWSWSMLLCILVYLPTPMLLRGVYSFEDPVENNFSLSLTVTSLSNLMKFCMYVAQLTKMVEAQSLIGQLDARVSGESQSERHRNMTEHLLRMSKLFQITYAVVFIIAAVPFVFETELSLPMPMWFPFDWKNSLVVYIGALAFQEIGYVFQIMQCFAADSFPPLILYLISEQCQLLILRISEIGYGSKTLEENEQDLLNCIRDQNALYRLLDVTKSLISYPMMVQFMVIGINIAITLFVLIFYVETLYDRIYYLCFLLGITVQTYPLCYYGTMVQESFADLHYAVFCSNWVDQSASYRGHMLILAERTKRKQLLLAGNLVPIHLSTYVASWKGAYSFFTLMADRDGLGS
- the LOC6613129 gene encoding odorant receptor 23a isoform X2; the protein is MPVKERHQELKMKLSETLKIDYFRVQLNAWRICGALDLSEADSFPPLILYLISEQCQLLILRISEIGYGSKTLEENEQDLLNCIRDQNALYRLLDVTKSLISYPMMVQFMVIGINIAITLFVLIFYVETLYDRIYYLCFLLGITVQTYPLCYYGTMVQESFADLHYAVFCSNWVDQSASYRGHMLILAERTKRKQLLLAGNLVPIHLSTYVASWKGAYSFFTLMADRDGLGS
- the LOC6613130 gene encoding probable proteasome subunit beta type-2: MAMETILGIKGPDFVMLASDTMQAKSLVFMKDDQSKIHRLSDFNIMATVGDGGDTIQFTDFISKNLHLYKISHGYHLSAKSAAHFTRKTLADYIRTNTRYQVAMLLAGYDAVEGPDLHYIDSYGAAQSINHAGHGWGSMFCGSILQRYWNSKLSQEDAYSLMKKCVLEIQRRLIINQRNFEVYVVDSKGMRKMEAINPGSLNKESISLSW